One part of the Nostoc sp. PCC 7120 = FACHB-418 genome encodes these proteins:
- the aspS gene encoding aspartate--tRNA ligase encodes MRTHYCGELRQKDIGETVTLYGWVDRRRDHGGVIFLDLRDRSGIVQVVSDPQRTPDSYELANSLRNEYVVEITGRVTQRPEESLNTRIPTGEVEIYADKIELLNGVRKQLPFQVSTADTETVREDLRLKYRYLDLRRDRMARNIQLRHQVVKAMRRYLEDVEGFIEVETPILTRSTPEGARDYVLPSRVNPGEWFALPQSPQLFKQILMVSGLDRYYQIARCFRDEDLRADRQPEFTQLDMEMSFMSEEEIIELNEKLVSYIFKTVKGVELPLPFPRLTYAEAMERYGCDKPDTRYDLQLVNVSDVMKDSGFKVFRDAVANGGIVKILPIPNGNEQISNVRIKPGGDLFREASEAGAKGLAYIRVREDGEIDTIGAIKDNLSEEQKQEILQRTGAKPGHLLLFGAGDAVTVNKTLDRLRQAIAKEFGLIDPDKINLLWVVDFPMFEWNADEKRLEALHHPFTAPHPDDLHDLKTARAQAYDLVFNGFEVGGGSRRIYQREVQEQVFETIGLSPEEAQNKFGFLLEAFEYGTPPHGGIAYGLDRLVMLFAGEESIRDVIAFPKTQQARCLLTDAPSGVDVKQLKELHVASTYKPKS; translated from the coding sequence ATGCGAACTCACTATTGCGGCGAACTCCGACAAAAGGATATTGGAGAAACTGTTACCTTATATGGATGGGTAGACCGTCGCCGCGATCATGGGGGCGTGATATTCTTGGATTTACGCGATCGCTCTGGCATTGTCCAAGTTGTCAGCGATCCGCAACGCACCCCAGATTCCTACGAACTGGCTAACTCTCTACGTAATGAATACGTTGTGGAAATTACTGGTAGGGTAACACAACGTCCAGAAGAATCACTGAATACCCGCATCCCGACTGGGGAAGTGGAAATCTACGCTGATAAAATTGAACTACTCAATGGGGTGCGGAAACAGTTACCATTCCAAGTTTCTACCGCCGACACTGAGACAGTTAGGGAAGACTTGCGGCTAAAATATCGTTACTTGGACTTGCGGCGCGATCGCATGGCGCGTAACATACAACTACGTCATCAAGTGGTGAAAGCGATGCGTCGTTATTTGGAAGACGTAGAAGGTTTCATCGAAGTGGAAACCCCAATCCTCACCCGTTCCACCCCCGAAGGCGCGCGGGATTATGTGCTACCTAGCCGCGTCAATCCTGGGGAATGGTTTGCTTTACCCCAATCACCACAACTATTCAAACAGATCCTCATGGTATCTGGGTTAGATAGATATTATCAAATCGCTCGATGCTTCCGTGATGAGGACTTACGTGCAGATAGACAGCCAGAATTTACTCAGTTAGACATGGAAATGAGTTTCATGTCTGAGGAGGAAATTATTGAACTTAACGAAAAGTTAGTTAGTTATATCTTCAAAACCGTTAAAGGGGTTGAGTTACCGCTTCCGTTCCCCCGTCTCACCTACGCCGAAGCAATGGAACGCTACGGTTGTGATAAACCAGATACCCGCTACGATTTACAACTAGTTAACGTTTCCGATGTCATGAAAGACTCTGGTTTCAAAGTCTTTCGGGATGCTGTCGCCAATGGTGGTATCGTCAAAATTCTGCCCATACCCAATGGTAACGAGCAAATCTCTAATGTGCGGATTAAACCAGGTGGGGATTTATTTAGAGAAGCCAGCGAAGCCGGTGCAAAAGGTTTAGCTTATATCCGGGTGCGTGAAGATGGTGAAATTGACACCATCGGCGCGATTAAAGATAACCTTTCAGAAGAACAGAAACAGGAAATCTTGCAGCGCACAGGTGCAAAACCCGGACATCTGTTATTGTTTGGTGCTGGTGATGCAGTTACCGTGAATAAAACCTTGGATAGATTGCGGCAGGCGATCGCCAAAGAATTTGGTTTAATTGATCCAGATAAAATCAACTTGCTTTGGGTTGTTGATTTCCCCATGTTTGAGTGGAATGCAGATGAGAAGCGCCTAGAAGCACTACACCACCCATTTACCGCACCCCACCCTGATGATTTGCATGACTTAAAAACAGCCCGCGCTCAAGCCTATGATTTAGTATTCAATGGTTTTGAAGTGGGTGGCGGTAGTCGGCGGATTTATCAACGGGAAGTCCAAGAACAAGTGTTTGAAACCATTGGTTTATCCCCGGAAGAAGCACAAAATAAATTTGGCTTTTTGTTAGAAGCATTTGAATATGGTACACCGCCGCATGGTGGTATCGCCTACGGTTTAGATCGGTTGGTGATGTTATTTGCTGGCGAAGAATCAATTCGAGATGTTATTGCTTTTCCGAAGACACAGCAAGCACGTTGTTTGTTGACAGATGCACCTTCTGGGGTAGATGTCAAGCAGTTGAAGGAATTACACGTTGCTTCGACTTATAAGCCGAAGTCTTAG
- a CDS encoding type II toxin-antitoxin system HicB family antitoxin codes for MERDSDGYFVASVSSLAGCHTQAKSLDELMERMKETIELCVKVEQEQAEVLEFVGM; via the coding sequence ATGGAACGGGACTCTGATGGCTATTTTGTCGCGTCTGTATCTAGTTTGGCGGGATGTCACACCCAAGCTAAATCTTTAGACGAACTAATGGAGCGTATGAAAGAAACTATCGAACTTTGCGTAAAAGTTGAACAAGAACAAGCTGAAGTATTAGAGTTTGTGGGTATGTAG
- a CDS encoding Uma2 family endonuclease, with amino-acid sequence MVALPDSIFMSAEEYLIWEPTQELRYEYWDGEVVAMTGGTRNHNRVSGNFFKLLDDALADRSCEVYIVDVKVQVEPGRKYFYPDVVVTCDDRDHDPQWVKFPSLIIEVLSPSTEAADRGKKFAAYRQSPTLQEYVLVQVAQPGVEVFRRNEQGKWVLSEYNLGEKLLLESVNVEIAIADLYRQVEFAAEATENEQAMA; translated from the coding sequence ATGGTTGCTTTACCCGATAGCATTTTCATGAGCGCCGAGGAATATCTAATTTGGGAACCCACCCAAGAGTTACGTTACGAGTATTGGGATGGTGAAGTTGTCGCCATGACTGGTGGTACACGCAACCATAATCGGGTTTCCGGAAATTTTTTCAAACTCCTAGATGATGCCCTAGCAGATAGATCCTGTGAAGTATACATTGTAGATGTGAAGGTGCAGGTAGAACCGGGGCGGAAGTATTTTTATCCTGATGTGGTGGTGACTTGCGACGATCGCGATCATGATCCACAATGGGTAAAATTTCCCAGTTTGATTATCGAAGTGTTATCACCTTCAACGGAAGCAGCTGATCGGGGGAAAAAGTTTGCTGCATATCGCCAATCTCCAACCTTGCAAGAATATGTCCTAGTACAAGTAGCACAGCCAGGTGTGGAAGTATTTCGGCGCAATGAACAGGGGAAATGGGTACTCTCGGAATATAATTTGGGTGAGAAATTGCTACTAGAATCGGTGAACGTAGAAATAGCGATCGCTGATTTGTACCGACAAGTTGAGTTTGCCGCAGAAGCAACGGAAAATGAACAGGCGATGGCATAG
- the bioU gene encoding (S)-8-amino-7-oxononanoate synthase BioU: protein MSTANITPAIRIGVLGFGGLGQAAAKVLAGKREMKLVAVADQKGYAYAAAGLNFKDCIVTYQSQGSVGYLEPVGSLGNNSIQDLIDSSQPVDGYFLALPNLPNDFIPSVARQFIQSGWRGVLVDAIKRTSAVEQLIAMKDELQAAGITYMTGCGATPGLLTAAAALAAQSYAEIHQVEITFGVGIANWEAYRATVREDIGHMPGYTVEVARAMTDAEVEALLDKTNGVLTLKNMEHADDVMLELAGIVERDRVTVGGVVDTRNPKKPLSTNVKVTGRTFEGKISTHTFTLGDETSMAANVCGPAFGYLKAGMQLHQRGIHGIFTAAEIMPQFVK, encoded by the coding sequence ATGAGTACAGCAAATATTACGCCAGCTATACGTATCGGAGTATTAGGTTTCGGTGGACTCGGACAAGCAGCCGCCAAGGTACTAGCTGGTAAAAGGGAGATGAAATTGGTAGCCGTGGCAGACCAAAAAGGCTATGCTTATGCTGCGGCAGGTTTAAATTTTAAAGATTGCATTGTTACCTACCAGTCTCAAGGTTCGGTGGGTTATTTAGAACCAGTAGGTAGTTTAGGCAACAACAGTATTCAAGATTTAATCGATAGCAGTCAACCTGTAGATGGGTATTTTCTAGCTTTGCCCAACCTACCTAATGACTTCATTCCTTCCGTAGCCAGACAGTTTATTCAATCTGGCTGGCGTGGTGTATTGGTAGATGCTATTAAGCGTACCAGTGCAGTAGAACAGCTCATTGCCATGAAAGACGAACTACAAGCGGCTGGTATTACCTACATGACAGGCTGTGGTGCAACACCGGGACTATTAACCGCCGCCGCCGCTTTAGCAGCCCAAAGCTACGCCGAAATTCATCAGGTAGAGATTACCTTTGGTGTTGGTATTGCCAACTGGGAAGCTTACCGCGCTACAGTGCGGGAAGATATTGGTCATATGCCTGGTTATACAGTAGAAGTTGCTAGAGCAATGACTGATGCAGAAGTAGAAGCATTACTAGACAAAACCAATGGCGTACTGACCTTGAAGAACATGGAACACGCCGATGATGTAATGTTAGAGCTAGCAGGGATAGTAGAGCGCGATCGCGTGACTGTGGGTGGTGTAGTAGATACCCGCAATCCCAAAAAGCCCCTCAGCACTAATGTTAAGGTTACAGGACGTACCTTTGAAGGCAAGATTTCCACCCATACCTTCACCTTAGGAGATGAAACCAGCATGGCAGCTAATGTCTGCGGTCCCGCTTTTGGTTATCTCAAAGCTGGTATGCAATTGCATCAACGCGGCATTCATGGCATATTTACGGCTGCTGAAATCATGCCCCAGTTTGTGAAGTAA
- a CDS encoding type II secretion system F family protein codes for MPTFIAQVRDTQGKTRKEKVVAESLAQARTNLRDQGLVIQELKQSQNFAANFDFQKFQNSFVKVTVKEKAVFSRQLATLVNAGVAIVRGLGVLGDQCTNAKLKQALNDISNDVQSGVNLSDAMRKHPGCFDGLYVSMIQAGEVGGVLDEVLNRLAKLLEDMARLQNQIKSALAYPVVVGILATGIFVGMTVFLIPIFAKIFVELGTELPPLTAFLMTCSQVLRSLWSLVIIAGIVGFKFAYSQYYKTRIGRETIDRLSLKMPLFGDLIQKSSVARFSRTFGSLTRSGVPILTSLEIVRDTSGNQVVANAIDAARAEIQQGGMISIALQKEAVFPPMAIQMISIGEETGELDGMLMKIADFYEDEVEQAVKALTSVLEPIMILVLGGMVGTILLAMYLPLFKVFETLG; via the coding sequence ATGCCAACATTTATTGCCCAAGTTCGGGACACGCAAGGAAAAACGAGAAAAGAGAAAGTTGTTGCTGAATCTTTGGCACAAGCTCGTACTAATCTTAGAGATCAGGGATTGGTCATCCAAGAACTTAAACAGTCGCAAAACTTTGCTGCCAATTTTGATTTCCAAAAGTTTCAGAATTCCTTCGTCAAGGTAACAGTAAAGGAAAAGGCAGTATTCTCTCGACAACTTGCCACATTGGTAAATGCTGGTGTAGCAATTGTCCGAGGGTTGGGAGTGCTAGGCGATCAGTGTACCAATGCTAAACTCAAACAAGCCCTCAATGATATTAGCAATGATGTTCAAAGTGGGGTCAATCTTTCGGATGCTATGCGTAAGCATCCTGGCTGTTTTGATGGTTTGTATGTGAGCATGATTCAAGCCGGGGAAGTCGGTGGTGTTTTAGATGAAGTTTTGAATCGTTTAGCCAAATTGTTAGAAGACATGGCTCGATTACAAAACCAAATTAAGTCAGCCCTAGCTTATCCTGTGGTGGTTGGTATTCTAGCAACTGGTATTTTTGTGGGGATGACTGTTTTTCTTATCCCCATTTTTGCCAAGATTTTCGTGGAATTAGGAACAGAATTACCTCCATTAACCGCATTTTTAATGACTTGTAGCCAAGTTTTAAGAAGTTTGTGGTCGTTAGTGATTATTGCTGGAATTGTTGGCTTCAAATTTGCCTATTCACAGTATTATAAAACTCGTATTGGGAGGGAAACAATTGACCGCCTTTCTTTAAAGATGCCTTTATTTGGTGACTTGATTCAAAAATCTTCAGTAGCCCGTTTTAGTCGTACTTTTGGTTCTTTGACTCGTTCTGGTGTACCTATTCTTACTTCTTTAGAGATCGTGCGAGATACATCAGGAAATCAGGTTGTTGCTAATGCTATTGATGCCGCACGAGCCGAAATTCAGCAAGGAGGTATGATTAGTATCGCTCTCCAAAAAGAAGCGGTTTTTCCACCAATGGCAATTCAAATGATTAGCATCGGTGAAGAAACCGGGGAATTGGATGGAATGCTGATGAAAATTGCCGATTTTTATGAAGATGAGGTTGAGCAAGCCGTCAAAGCATTAACCAGCGTTTTAGAACCAATTATGATTTTAGTTCTAGGGGGTATGGTGGGAACAATTCTATTAGCGATGTATTTACCCTTATTCAAAGTATTTGAAACACTGGGATAG
- a CDS encoding type IV pilus twitching motility protein PilT gives MEMMIEDLMEQMIEMGGSDMHLSAGLPPYFRISGKLTPIGEEVLTADQCQRLIFSMLNNTQRKTLEQTWELDCSYGVKGLARFRVNVYKERGAYAACLRALSSKIPNFEKLGLPDVVREMCDKPRGLILVTGPTGSGKTTTLAAMIDLINRTKAEHILTVEDPIEFVYEPIKSLVHQRQLGEDTKSFANALKAALREDPDIVLVGEMRDLETISLAISAAETGHLVFGTLHTSSASQTVDRIIDVFPHEKQTQVRVQLSNSLVAVFSQTLVPKKNPKPGEYGRVMAQEIMIITPAISNLIREGKTSQIYSAIQTGGKLGMQTLEKVLADYYKSGTISFEAAMSKTSKPDEIQRLIGPSAPPPGAKAGAVKAH, from the coding sequence ATGGAAATGATGATTGAAGACTTGATGGAGCAGATGATTGAAATGGGTGGTTCGGATATGCACTTATCCGCAGGGTTGCCCCCCTATTTCCGTATCAGTGGCAAACTCACACCCATAGGCGAAGAAGTACTGACCGCCGACCAGTGCCAAAGACTGATTTTTAGTATGCTCAATAACACCCAACGTAAAACCTTAGAGCAGACTTGGGAGTTAGATTGTTCCTATGGTGTCAAAGGTTTGGCTCGCTTCCGGGTCAATGTTTATAAAGAGCGTGGTGCTTATGCTGCTTGTTTAAGAGCGCTCAGTTCCAAAATTCCTAATTTTGAAAAGTTGGGTTTACCGGATGTTGTACGGGAAATGTGCGACAAACCTAGAGGGTTGATTCTCGTCACAGGGCCGACAGGTTCCGGTAAAACAACCACTCTGGCGGCAATGATTGACTTAATTAACCGCACGAAGGCAGAGCATATCCTGACAGTAGAAGACCCCATTGAATTTGTATACGAACCAATTAAAAGCTTAGTTCACCAACGACAATTAGGTGAAGATACAAAAAGCTTTGCTAACGCTTTAAAAGCAGCTTTGCGGGAAGATCCAGATATTGTTTTGGTTGGGGAAATGCGGGATTTGGAGACGATTTCTTTGGCGATTTCTGCCGCAGAAACCGGACACTTAGTATTTGGTACGCTGCACACTAGTTCTGCTTCTCAGACTGTTGACCGGATTATCGACGTTTTTCCCCACGAAAAACAAACTCAAGTACGGGTACAGTTATCTAACTCTTTAGTAGCTGTATTTAGCCAAACATTAGTGCCGAAGAAAAATCCCAAGCCCGGTGAATACGGCCGTGTCATGGCACAAGAAATTATGATTATTACTCCTGCTATTTCTAACTTAATTCGTGAAGGTAAAACCTCACAAATTTATTCCGCCATTCAGACTGGCGGTAAGTTAGGAATGCAAACATTAGAAAAGGTTTTAGCTGATTATTACAAATCAGGCACAATTTCTTTTGAAGCAGCAATGTCTAAAACATCTAAGCCAGATGAAATTCAACGCCTCATCGGTCCTTCTGCCCCACCACCAGGGGCTAAAGCCGGAGCCGTCAAAGCACATTAA
- a CDS encoding GspE/PulE family protein has product MTYSSPQRRSTALTTRTEFSPFGNKLVQSGYINTEQMRQALIESRKSGRPLTEVLESITGRQLSPEYLRQYKKQQLFELKILYGVEYLDPEVNNIGSSMVGNLIETLIPVDICRRHRLVPLSKNDEHTPPYVLVAMVAPDNLEASDDLNRILRPQGLTLQRMVITQEDYQQLINQYLDELAVRQKHLEQEKFTDINQDLENLGNLDLEDAPEEMEADLGSAMKGAEDAPVINLVNRILAKALHEKVSDIHIEPQEENLRIRFRKDGVLREAFDPLPKKIIPAVTARFKIISNLDIAERRLPQDGRIRRMFEGRKVDFRVNTLPSRYGEKVVLRILDNSSTQLGLNKLITDPETLQIVQDMVSKPFGLILVTGPTGSGKTTSLYSALSEKNSPGINISTVEDPIEYSLPGITQVQVIREKGLDFATALRAFLRQDPDVLLVGETRDKETAKTAIEAALTGHLVLTTLHTNDAPGAIARLGEMGIEPFMVSSSLIGVLAQRLVRRVCSECRIAYTPTTEELARYGMSASQEVSVTFYKANIVPAEAIAEAKAKNELCPACNGVGYKGRCGVYEVMRVTENLQTLINEEAPTERIKEVAVEEGMKTLLAYSLDLVRQGATTLEEVERVTFTDTGLEAELKAKRKTGLTCRTCSAILQPEWLDCPYCLTPRFED; this is encoded by the coding sequence ATGACTTACTCGTCACCACAACGGCGCAGTACCGCTCTTACTACAAGAACAGAGTTTTCGCCTTTCGGTAATAAGCTAGTGCAGTCTGGCTACATTAATACCGAACAGATGAGACAGGCGCTGATTGAAAGTCGCAAGTCTGGTAGACCCTTAACAGAAGTTTTGGAGTCAATTACTGGGCGACAATTGTCACCTGAGTATCTCAGGCAGTACAAGAAACAACAATTATTTGAACTGAAAATACTATACGGTGTTGAATACCTCGATCCGGAGGTCAACAATATCGGTAGCTCGATGGTGGGTAATTTAATTGAAACCCTCATCCCAGTTGATATCTGCCGTCGTCATCGTTTAGTTCCACTATCTAAAAATGATGAACATACGCCGCCTTATGTTTTAGTGGCGATGGTGGCTCCCGATAACTTGGAAGCATCGGATGACCTAAACCGCATCTTACGCCCCCAAGGTTTAACATTACAGCGTATGGTAATTACCCAGGAGGATTACCAACAGCTAATTAACCAATATTTGGATGAATTAGCTGTGCGGCAAAAGCACCTGGAACAAGAAAAATTTACAGATATTAATCAGGATTTAGAAAATCTTGGCAATCTCGACCTAGAAGATGCTCCTGAAGAGATGGAGGCTGATTTAGGTTCAGCAATGAAGGGTGCAGAGGATGCACCAGTCATCAACCTCGTCAATAGAATTTTGGCGAAGGCTTTGCATGAGAAGGTTTCTGATATCCACATCGAACCCCAAGAAGAAAACCTGCGGATTCGCTTCCGCAAGGATGGGGTACTGCGGGAGGCTTTTGACCCCCTACCGAAAAAAATTATTCCGGCTGTTACAGCTAGATTTAAAATTATCTCCAATTTAGATATTGCCGAGCGACGTTTACCCCAAGATGGACGTATCCGGCGGATGTTTGAGGGACGCAAGGTTGACTTCCGGGTGAATACCTTACCTAGTCGCTATGGGGAAAAGGTAGTACTACGAATTTTGGATAATTCTTCTACCCAACTGGGGCTAAATAAGTTAATCACTGACCCAGAAACATTGCAGATTGTCCAAGATATGGTGAGTAAGCCTTTCGGGTTGATTTTGGTGACTGGGCCGACTGGTTCAGGTAAAACCACTTCCTTGTATTCGGCACTGTCTGAGAAGAACTCACCAGGTATTAATATCAGTACGGTAGAAGACCCGATTGAGTACAGTTTGCCGGGGATTACTCAAGTACAGGTAATTCGGGAAAAAGGGCTAGATTTTGCCACAGCATTACGGGCTTTTTTGCGACAAGATCCTGATGTGTTGCTGGTGGGTGAAACAAGAGACAAAGAAACAGCGAAAACAGCGATTGAAGCGGCTTTAACAGGTCACTTGGTCTTAACTACATTACACACCAACGATGCCCCTGGTGCGATCGCTCGTTTGGGCGAAATGGGTATTGAACCATTCATGGTTTCCAGTTCTCTAATTGGGGTATTGGCACAACGTCTAGTGCGCCGTGTTTGTAGTGAGTGCCGTATTGCTTATACTCCCACCACTGAGGAATTAGCTCGTTATGGAATGTCTGCTTCTCAAGAAGTGTCTGTCACCTTCTATAAAGCTAACATTGTCCCAGCAGAAGCGATCGCCGAAGCCAAAGCTAAAAATGAGCTTTGTCCAGCTTGTAACGGTGTCGGCTATAAAGGACGCTGTGGTGTTTATGAAGTGATGCGGGTTACAGAAAACCTACAAACTTTAATCAACGAAGAAGCACCAACAGAACGCATCAAAGAAGTAGCCGTAGAAGAAGGGATGAAAACCTTATTGGCTTATAGCCTAGACCTCGTTCGCCAAGGTGCTACCACCTTAGAAGAAGTGGAACGGGTGACATTCACAGACACAGGTTTGGAAGCTGAGTTAAAAGCTAAACGCAAGACTGGTCTTACCTGCCGGACGTGTAGTGCCATATTACAACCAGAATGGCTAGATTGTCCCTACTGTCTAACACCCCGTTTTGAAGATTAG
- the grpE gene encoding nucleotide exchange factor GrpE, producing MIDENKQVNHTSQQLGESTEVKQAIMSESPAQINNNESANEVTEPVAIPTNVVGDTTATEDNGFTATQIQEANTAALAELTQQISSLKTQLDERSTQYMRIAADFENYRKRTQKEKEELDLQVKRNTILELLPIVDNFERARSHLKPQTESEMTIHKSYQGVYKQLVDSLKRLGVSPMRPEGQEFDPNLHEAVMREPTDEHPEGTVLEELVRGYYLGDRVLRHSMVKVAAPKEDTLPAQENQSSPADS from the coding sequence ATGATCGACGAAAATAAACAGGTAAACCATACAAGCCAGCAATTGGGTGAATCAACAGAGGTAAAGCAAGCAATTATGAGTGAATCCCCAGCCCAAATTAACAATAACGAATCTGCTAACGAAGTAACTGAGCCAGTGGCAATCCCAACCAATGTAGTGGGAGACACTACAGCTACAGAAGATAATGGCTTCACAGCAACACAGATACAGGAAGCGAATACAGCTGCTTTGGCTGAATTGACTCAACAGATCAGTTCTCTCAAAACGCAGTTAGATGAACGCAGTACGCAATATATGCGGATCGCGGCAGATTTTGAAAATTACCGCAAGCGCACTCAAAAAGAAAAAGAAGAGTTGGACTTACAGGTAAAACGAAACACAATTTTGGAGTTGCTACCTATTGTCGATAATTTTGAGCGGGCGCGATCGCATCTTAAGCCACAAACTGAAAGTGAGATGACAATTCACAAAAGTTATCAAGGAGTATACAAACAACTCGTAGATTCCCTGAAGCGCCTGGGTGTATCACCAATGCGTCCCGAAGGACAAGAGTTTGATCCCAACCTTCATGAAGCAGTAATGCGGGAACCTACTGATGAACATCCTGAAGGAACAGTGTTAGAAGAGTTAGTACGTGGATATTACTTGGGCGATCGCGTGCTACGCCATTCTATGGTCAAGGTGGCTGCTCCAAAGGAAGATACGCTGCCTGCACAAGAAAATCAGTCGAGTCCAGCCGACAGTTAA
- the dnaK gene encoding molecular chaperone DnaK, which yields MGKVIGIDLGTTNSCVAVLEGGQPIVIANSEGGRTTPSIVGFGKSGDRLVGQLAKRQAVTNAENTIFSIKRFIGRRWEDTETERDRVPYGCVKGRDDTVDVQIRGRNYTPQEISAMILQKLKQDAENFLGEAVTQAVITVPAYFTDAQRQATKDAGTIAGLEVLRIINEPTAAALAFGLEKQDQEQLILVFDLGGGTFDVSILQLGDGVFEVKATSGNNQLGGDDFDGCVVCWMIERFQQQEKIDLAQDKMALQRLREAAEKAKIELSSMASTSINLPFITADETGPKHLEMELSRSKFEELVGQLIEATIQPMIQALKDADLKPQDIDKIILVGGSTRIPAVQNALIKFFNGKAPDRSVNPDEAVALGAAIQAGVLGGEVDNLLLLDVTPLSLGIETLGEVFTKIIERNTTIPTSKSQIFSTAVDGQTSVEIHILQGERTMARDNKSLGKFLLAGIPPASRGVPQIEVSFEIDVNGILKVAAQDKGTGREQSIRITNTGGLSTNEVERMRQEAEVFAEEDRRRKELVELKNQADNLLIIYESTLKDNGDLIGEQIKVLANEKVAQIQSVMTNPAISLKEFQQCLDDFQQTLFSIGANVYQRANTQTDDELEVMSDGSSPSDIEHPISGTLIPQFNFDFDDESTAQADYEAID from the coding sequence ATGGGAAAAGTTATTGGGATCGACTTAGGCACGACAAATAGTTGTGTCGCGGTTTTGGAAGGTGGTCAACCGATAGTGATCGCCAATTCTGAAGGCGGAAGAACCACACCGAGCATTGTGGGGTTTGGCAAAAGTGGCGATCGCTTGGTCGGTCAACTAGCAAAACGCCAAGCTGTAACTAATGCCGAAAACACGATTTTTAGCATTAAACGGTTTATCGGTCGTCGTTGGGAAGATACAGAAACAGAACGCGATCGTGTACCTTATGGCTGTGTCAAAGGTCGAGATGATACTGTTGATGTGCAGATTCGTGGACGAAATTACACGCCCCAAGAAATATCCGCTATGATTCTGCAAAAACTCAAACAGGACGCGGAAAACTTTTTGGGTGAAGCAGTTACACAAGCAGTAATTACCGTACCTGCCTATTTTACTGACGCTCAAAGACAAGCTACTAAAGATGCTGGTACTATTGCCGGGCTGGAAGTTTTAAGAATTATCAATGAACCAACGGCTGCGGCTTTAGCCTTTGGGTTAGAAAAGCAAGACCAAGAGCAGCTAATTTTAGTTTTTGACTTGGGCGGCGGAACTTTTGACGTATCGATCCTCCAATTGGGGGACGGTGTATTTGAAGTCAAAGCCACCAGTGGTAATAATCAACTAGGTGGTGATGACTTTGACGGCTGTGTCGTGTGTTGGATGATTGAACGATTCCAACAACAAGAAAAAATCGACCTAGCCCAAGATAAGATGGCGCTGCAACGCTTACGAGAAGCAGCCGAGAAAGCTAAAATTGAACTCTCCAGTATGGCAAGTACCTCAATTAACTTGCCTTTTATTACGGCTGATGAAACTGGACCCAAGCATCTAGAAATGGAACTTAGTCGTTCTAAGTTTGAAGAGTTGGTAGGACAGTTAATTGAAGCTACCATCCAGCCAATGATTCAAGCCCTTAAAGATGCAGATCTGAAACCACAAGATATAGATAAGATTATTTTGGTGGGTGGTTCTACCCGTATTCCGGCGGTGCAGAATGCCTTAATCAAGTTTTTTAACGGTAAAGCCCCAGACCGTTCGGTTAATCCTGATGAAGCCGTAGCTCTGGGTGCAGCAATTCAAGCTGGGGTACTAGGTGGCGAAGTTGATAATCTCTTGCTATTGGATGTCACACCTTTATCTTTAGGGATTGAAACTTTAGGAGAAGTATTCACCAAAATCATCGAACGTAACACCACAATTCCTACCAGCAAATCTCAAATATTTTCCACTGCTGTTGATGGTCAAACCTCGGTAGAAATCCACATCCTCCAAGGTGAACGGACAATGGCACGGGATAACAAGAGCTTAGGCAAATTTCTTTTGGCAGGCATTCCTCCAGCATCCCGTGGAGTCCCACAAATTGAAGTTTCCTTTGAAATTGATGTCAACGGCATTCTCAAAGTTGCTGCTCAAGATAAAGGCACAGGCAGAGAACAAAGTATTAGAATTACTAATACTGGTGGATTAAGTACCAATGAAGTGGAAAGAATGCGGCAAGAAGCAGAAGTTTTTGCAGAAGAAGATAGGAGACGCAAAGAACTGGTCGAATTGAAAAATCAAGCAGATAATTTGTTGATTATTTATGAATCTACTTTAAAAGATAATGGTGATTTAATTGGAGAACAAATAAAAGTTTTAGCCAACGAAAAAGTTGCACAAATTCAGAGTGTAATGACTAATCCTGCCATCTCCCTCAAAGAGTTTCAACAATGTTTAGATGATTTCCAACAAACACTCTTTTCTATCGGCGCTAATGTTTACCAGCGAGCTAACACTCAAACAGATGATGAATTAGAGGTAATGTCTGATGGTTCATCACCTTCAGATATAGAACACCCCATCAGTGGAACCTTAATACCACAATTTAACTTTGATTTTGATGATGAAAGTACAGCACAGGCTGATTATGAAGCGATAGATTAG